From one Amycolatopsis sp. FDAARGOS 1241 genomic stretch:
- a CDS encoding dihydrofolate reductase family protein gives MSSRPHVVLSAAQSLDGYLDDASTARLLLSNEDDFAEVDRLRAVADAILVGANTVRADNPRLLVRSPELRAERVAAGRPEQPTKVTVTSSGKLDPASRFFTVGEAPKLVYAPPVAVDGLREVATIVDAGTPPRLERILDDLGERGIRRLLVEGGGAVHTQFLDAGLADELRLAIAPALVGDPRAPRFLGPGAFPRPLELMEVRRLGDVAVLHYRAAAEPTSIDVLRLRQAIDLADECPPSSTFRVGAVIAAPDGTVLATGYSGEGEPHNHAEEAALAKLRADDPRLATATMYSSLEPCSSRASHPKSCTQLILETTIPRVVIAWREPSLFVEAEGVELLAAAGRKVIEVPALASEVRRANTHLPGIRP, from the coding sequence ATGAGCAGCCGCCCGCACGTCGTCCTCTCGGCGGCCCAGTCGCTCGACGGCTACCTGGACGACGCGAGCACCGCGCGGCTGCTCCTGTCCAATGAGGACGACTTCGCCGAGGTCGACCGGCTACGCGCCGTCGCCGACGCGATCCTCGTGGGCGCGAACACGGTGCGGGCGGACAACCCGCGGCTGCTCGTGCGCTCGCCGGAGCTGCGGGCCGAGCGCGTCGCGGCGGGCCGGCCAGAGCAGCCGACGAAGGTGACCGTGACGAGCAGCGGCAAGCTCGATCCGGCGTCGCGGTTCTTCACGGTCGGCGAAGCGCCGAAGCTCGTCTACGCGCCGCCGGTGGCGGTCGACGGCCTGCGGGAGGTCGCGACGATCGTCGACGCGGGCACGCCGCCGCGGCTCGAGCGCATCCTCGACGACCTCGGCGAACGCGGCATCCGCCGCCTGCTCGTGGAGGGCGGCGGTGCCGTACACACGCAGTTCCTCGACGCAGGCCTCGCCGACGAACTACGCCTCGCCATCGCGCCGGCGCTCGTCGGCGACCCGCGTGCGCCGCGCTTCCTGGGGCCGGGCGCGTTCCCGCGGCCACTGGAGCTGATGGAGGTGCGCCGCCTCGGCGACGTCGCGGTACTGCACTACCGGGCCGCGGCCGAGCCGACCTCGATCGATGTGCTGCGCTTGCGCCAGGCCATCGACCTGGCCGACGAGTGCCCGCCGAGCTCGACCTTCCGCGTCGGCGCCGTCATCGCCGCCCCCGATGGCACGGTGCTCGCCACCGGCTACTCGGGCGAGGGCGAGCCCCACAACCACGCAGAGGAAGCCGCCCTGGCGAAGCTCCGCGCGGACGACCCCCGCCTGGCCACCGCGACGATGTACAGCTCGCTGGAGCCGTGCAGCTCGCGCGCGTCGCACCCGAAGAGCTGCACGCAACTGATCCTCGAAACGACGATCCCGCGCGTCGTCATCGCCTGGCGCGAACCCTCCCTGTTCGTCGAGGCGGAGGGCGTCGAACTCCTCGCCGCGGCGGGCCGCAAGGTCATCGAGGTGCCGGCGCTGGCCTCCGAGGTCCGCCGCGCCAACACCCACCTGCCCGGCATCCGCCCCTGA
- a CDS encoding IS110 family transposase, translating into MGIDLAVRAQHQASMADEQGRVLWSGHRFRTRSEELDRLWARLPDGVTAAEVTVVMEPTRNAWVPLAAWFRRRGATVVLVSAERSADLRAYYAKHTKSDRMDSVLLARLPLLHPEGLHPERGTGPGDPLRRATKLHSTLVQRRTAGLARLDALLEILGPDWHAALSGDLANKTPLRFLAAGYADPHAVRRLGRARLARFFYRHSRGAWGDPEADRVLAAAAATTELWGEELAFAELADDIAVEARLALAITDEIKDVDERIAVLVAERDPEGLITSAPGVGPVTGAVILGRLGNVNRFSSLAAVRGFSGLIPSLNASGVSGSHGGPTKRGDALLREALFMAASQARRHDPTLAAKYHRLMVEAGKHHNSALCHIATTLLTRIASCWKNHTPYQLRDVNGTPVTAIQAGDIIAQRYTVPEDIRRSHRTTGVGTGQRNKKSPSAPSTGPSNTHAKPHQAA; encoded by the coding sequence ATGGGCATCGACCTCGCGGTCCGCGCGCAGCACCAAGCCAGCATGGCCGACGAGCAGGGACGCGTGCTCTGGTCCGGGCACCGTTTCCGCACCCGCAGCGAGGAACTGGATCGGTTGTGGGCACGGCTGCCCGACGGCGTCACGGCTGCGGAGGTGACGGTCGTGATGGAGCCGACCCGCAACGCGTGGGTTCCGTTGGCCGCGTGGTTTCGCCGACGGGGCGCGACGGTGGTGCTGGTGTCCGCAGAGCGGTCGGCGGATCTGCGCGCCTACTACGCCAAACACACCAAGAGCGACCGGATGGACTCGGTCCTGCTGGCCCGGCTGCCGTTGCTGCACCCCGAAGGACTCCATCCCGAGCGGGGCACGGGGCCGGGCGATCCGCTGCGGCGCGCGACGAAACTGCACTCCACGCTGGTCCAGCGCCGCACCGCCGGCCTCGCCCGGCTCGATGCGCTGCTGGAGATCCTGGGACCGGACTGGCATGCCGCCCTCAGCGGCGATCTGGCGAACAAGACTCCGCTGCGGTTCCTCGCCGCCGGCTACGCCGACCCACACGCCGTCCGTCGCCTCGGCCGTGCGCGGTTGGCCCGATTCTTCTACCGGCACTCCCGCGGCGCCTGGGGCGACCCGGAAGCCGACAGGGTCCTGGCCGCAGCCGCCGCGACCACCGAATTGTGGGGCGAGGAACTGGCCTTTGCCGAGCTGGCCGACGACATCGCCGTCGAAGCCCGCCTCGCGCTGGCGATCACCGATGAAATCAAAGATGTCGACGAACGTATCGCCGTCCTGGTCGCCGAACGTGACCCCGAAGGGCTCATCACCTCCGCGCCCGGCGTCGGACCCGTGACCGGGGCAGTCATTCTCGGACGGCTCGGCAACGTCAACCGGTTCTCGTCCTTGGCAGCAGTCCGCGGTTTCAGCGGCCTTATTCCGTCGCTGAACGCGTCCGGCGTCTCCGGCAGCCACGGCGGCCCGACCAAACGCGGCGACGCCCTGCTCCGCGAAGCATTGTTCATGGCCGCCAGCCAGGCGCGCCGCCACGACCCCACCTTGGCCGCGAAGTATCACCGGCTGATGGTCGAAGCCGGCAAGCACCACAACTCTGCGCTCTGCCACATCGCAACCACCCTGCTGACCCGCATCGCATCATGCTGGAAAAACCACACGCCCTACCAGCTGCGCGACGTCAACGGCACACCCGTCACCGCGATCCAAGCCGGCGACATCATCGCCCAGCGATACACCGTTCCGGAAGACATTCGCCGATCACACAGGACAACCGGAGTGGGGACGGGCCAGCGAAACAAGAAGTCGCCAAGCGCTCCATCGACCGGCCCGTCCAACACCCACGCTAAACCCCACCAAGCGGCTTGA
- a CDS encoding chitinase: MQRSRLAAVGIAAATVLGAAATLAATADARPVTAAALGNNWYASAPYLMPQSNNPPDPVTVMNATGQKAFQLAFILAPDGGGCAPTWDGKSAVSSDTAVAGVVNRIRGNGGDVSVSVGGYGGTKLGQTCGTVDATAAAYQQVVTKYGLKAIDFDLEEPEYENTAAVANELGAAKKLQADNPGLFVSVTMPGTAAGTGWFGTQLLDQAKSIGFTPNNFSIMPFDGGFNGSSAQVSALEAFHGLLESHLGWDSTTAYSHEGFSGMNGHSDNGEVFTLDDFQTVYDYATGHHLGRFTYWSVNRDRACTTTSDNAVCSNVPQHDWDFTKFTTRFAGATPPQSEPTTPSTNPPGACTAPEWQRTSVYVGGNSVSHNGHKYTAKWWTQGEEPGTGGSDSVWTDIQAGCAALSLSRRPAGGIGVVRHPPVNVV; the protein is encoded by the coding sequence ATGCAACGAAGCAGACTGGCCGCCGTCGGGATCGCCGCCGCCACCGTGCTCGGGGCTGCCGCGACCCTCGCCGCCACCGCCGACGCCAGGCCCGTCACCGCGGCGGCGCTCGGGAACAACTGGTACGCGTCGGCGCCGTACCTGATGCCGCAGAGCAACAACCCGCCCGACCCGGTGACCGTGATGAACGCGACCGGGCAGAAGGCGTTCCAGCTGGCGTTCATCCTCGCCCCCGACGGCGGCGGCTGCGCCCCGACGTGGGACGGTAAGTCGGCCGTCTCGTCCGACACCGCGGTCGCCGGCGTCGTGAACCGCATCCGCGGCAACGGCGGCGACGTCTCGGTGTCCGTCGGCGGCTACGGCGGCACGAAGCTCGGCCAGACGTGCGGCACCGTCGACGCGACGGCCGCCGCTTACCAGCAGGTGGTCACGAAGTACGGCCTCAAGGCCATCGACTTCGACCTCGAAGAGCCCGAGTACGAGAACACCGCCGCGGTCGCGAACGAACTCGGCGCCGCGAAGAAGCTGCAGGCCGACAACCCGGGCCTGTTCGTGTCCGTGACGATGCCGGGCACCGCCGCCGGCACGGGCTGGTTCGGCACGCAGCTGCTCGACCAGGCGAAGTCGATCGGCTTCACCCCCAACAACTTCTCGATCATGCCCTTCGACGGCGGCTTCAACGGTTCGTCGGCGCAGGTGTCCGCGCTCGAGGCGTTCCACGGCCTGCTGGAGAGCCACCTCGGCTGGGACAGCACCACCGCGTACTCGCACGAGGGCTTCTCCGGCATGAACGGCCACTCCGACAACGGCGAGGTCTTCACCCTCGACGACTTCCAGACCGTCTACGACTACGCGACCGGCCACCACCTCGGCCGCTTCACGTACTGGTCCGTCAACCGCGACCGCGCGTGCACCACGACATCCGACAACGCGGTGTGCTCCAACGTCCCCCAGCACGACTGGGACTTCACCAAGTTCACCACCCGCTTCGCCGGCGCCACCCCGCCGCAGTCCGAGCCCACGACCCCGTCGACCAACCCGCCGGGCGCCTGCACCGCCCCGGAGTGGCAGAGGACGTCGGTCTACGTCGGCGGCAACTCCGTCTCCCACAACGGCCACAAGTACACCGCGAAGTGGTGGACCCAAGGCGAAGAACCCGGCACAGGCGGCTCCGACAGCGTCTGGACCGACATTCAAGCTGGGTGTGCGGCGTTGAGCCTGTCTCGTCGGCCGGCGGGAGGGATCGGGGTCGTCCGGCACCCGCCTGTGAACGTTGTTTGA
- the cobN gene encoding cobaltochelatase subunit CobN, giving the protein MILLLSTSDTDLLSARASGADYRLANPARLDLADLPPLLADAPIVVVRILGTPRTWQEGLDTLRASGSHVVVLGGEQTPDAELMKLSTVPAGIAAQAHAYLAQGGPENLTQLHRFLSDTLRLTGDGFEPPAQLPSWGVLERPAPAASDGPVVGILYYRAHHLSGNTGFVHALADAIEATGGRALAIHCASLRNREPELMAELGKADALLVTVLAAGGTRPSEVGAGGDDEAWDVAEMAALDIPILQALCLTSDRATWSGSDDGLSPLDAGNQMAVPEFDGRLITVPFSFKEFDDDGLPRYVPDAERAARVAGIALAHARLRHTPPAQRRIALMLSAYPTKHSRVGNAVGLDTPASAIKLLRLMREEGYDLGPDAFPGVDPTGTDQPDGDALIHALIAAGGQDPEWLTQEQLSGNPIRVPAARYSSWFAALPEDLRSAMEEHWGPAPGSLYVDTSANPEGDIVLASLQAGNVVLMIQPPRGFGENPVAIYHNPDLPPSHHYLAAYRWLEEEFGAHAVVHLGKHGSLEWLPGKTAGLSASCAPDAVLGNLPLIYPFLINDPGEGAQAKRRAHATIVDHLIPPMARAESYGDLARLEQLMDEHANIAAMDPAKLPAIRAQIWTLIQAAKLDHDLGVAERPHDAEFDDFLLHIDGWLCEVKDAQIRDGLHILGEAPIGEARVSLVLAMLRAQQMWGGKQGAVPGLRSALGLKENSDTPLSEVDAIETTARTLVEAMESREWAVAAVPAVVSDVLDAPDSAVSQVLTFAATEIVPRLAGTSDEVSAVLHALDGGYLPAGPSGSPLRGLVNVLPTGRNFYTVDPKAIPSRLAWETGQSLADSLLRRYREDTGSWPTSVGLSVWGTSAMRTSGDDAAEVLALLGVQPVWDEASRRVTGLEAIPLAELGRPRIDVTVRISGFFRDAFPHVITLLDDAVRLVASLDEPPSENFVRAHVSADLASHGDSRRATTRIFGSKPGAYGAGLLPLMDSGNWRDDKDLAEVYAVWGGFAYGRDLDGRPAREDMENSYRRIVVAAKNTDTREHDIADSDDYFQYHGGMIATVRALTGSAPASYIGDSTTPDAVRTRTLGEETARVFRARVVNPRWLAAMRRHGYKGAFELAATVDYLFGFDATAGVVEDWMYEKLSESYVLDAENQDFLRQANPWALRGIIERLTEAADRGLWESPDPDLMAQLRDVYLTLEGDLESE; this is encoded by the coding sequence GTGATCCTGCTGCTGTCCACTTCGGACACCGATCTGCTCAGCGCCAGGGCGAGCGGGGCCGATTACCGGCTCGCGAACCCCGCCCGGCTCGACCTCGCGGACCTGCCCCCGCTGCTGGCGGACGCGCCGATCGTCGTGGTCCGCATCCTGGGCACGCCGCGCACGTGGCAGGAGGGTCTGGACACGCTGCGCGCGTCGGGTTCGCACGTGGTGGTGCTGGGTGGTGAGCAGACACCGGACGCGGAGCTGATGAAGCTCTCGACCGTGCCGGCGGGCATCGCAGCGCAGGCTCACGCGTACCTCGCACAGGGCGGGCCCGAGAACCTCACGCAGCTGCACCGGTTCCTGTCGGACACGCTCCGGCTGACCGGCGACGGGTTCGAGCCGCCCGCGCAGCTGCCGTCGTGGGGTGTGCTGGAGCGGCCCGCTCCCGCTGCCTCGGACGGACCGGTCGTCGGGATCCTCTACTACCGCGCGCACCACCTGTCCGGGAACACCGGCTTCGTCCACGCGCTGGCCGACGCGATCGAGGCCACGGGCGGGCGCGCGCTGGCGATCCACTGCGCGTCGCTGCGCAACCGCGAGCCGGAGCTGATGGCGGAGCTCGGCAAGGCCGACGCGCTGCTGGTCACCGTGCTCGCGGCGGGCGGCACCCGGCCGTCGGAGGTCGGCGCGGGCGGCGACGACGAGGCGTGGGACGTCGCCGAGATGGCGGCGCTGGACATCCCGATCCTGCAGGCGCTGTGCCTCACCAGCGACCGCGCGACCTGGTCCGGAAGCGACGACGGCCTGTCGCCGCTCGACGCGGGCAACCAGATGGCGGTGCCGGAGTTCGACGGGCGCCTCATCACGGTCCCGTTCTCCTTCAAGGAGTTCGACGACGACGGCCTGCCGCGGTACGTGCCGGACGCCGAGCGGGCGGCGCGGGTCGCCGGGATCGCGCTCGCGCACGCACGGCTGCGCCACACCCCGCCGGCGCAGCGGCGGATCGCGCTGATGCTCTCGGCGTACCCGACGAAGCACTCGCGCGTCGGCAACGCCGTGGGCCTGGACACGCCCGCGTCGGCGATCAAGCTGCTGCGGCTCATGCGCGAGGAGGGTTACGACCTGGGCCCGGACGCGTTCCCCGGTGTCGACCCGACCGGCACCGACCAGCCGGACGGCGACGCGCTCATCCACGCGCTGATCGCCGCCGGGGGGCAGGATCCGGAGTGGCTCACGCAGGAGCAGCTCTCCGGCAACCCGATCCGGGTGCCGGCGGCGCGCTACTCCTCGTGGTTCGCGGCGCTGCCCGAGGACCTGCGGTCGGCGATGGAAGAACACTGGGGGCCGGCGCCGGGGTCGCTGTATGTCGACACATCGGCAAATCCTGAGGGCGACATCGTGCTGGCGTCGCTGCAGGCGGGCAACGTCGTGCTGATGATCCAGCCGCCGCGCGGCTTCGGCGAGAACCCCGTGGCGATCTACCACAACCCCGACCTGCCGCCGAGCCACCACTACCTCGCCGCGTACCGCTGGCTGGAGGAGGAGTTCGGCGCCCACGCCGTGGTGCACCTGGGCAAACACGGGTCGCTGGAGTGGCTGCCGGGCAAGACAGCCGGTCTGTCGGCGTCGTGCGCGCCCGACGCGGTGCTGGGCAACCTGCCGCTGATCTACCCGTTCCTGATCAACGACCCGGGCGAAGGCGCGCAGGCGAAACGGCGGGCGCACGCGACGATCGTCGACCACCTGATCCCGCCGATGGCGCGCGCCGAGTCCTACGGCGACCTCGCGCGGCTCGAGCAGCTGATGGACGAGCACGCGAACATCGCGGCGATGGACCCGGCGAAGCTGCCGGCGATCCGGGCGCAGATCTGGACGCTGATCCAGGCTGCGAAGCTCGACCACGACCTGGGCGTCGCCGAACGACCGCACGACGCAGAGTTCGACGACTTCCTGCTCCATATCGACGGCTGGCTGTGCGAGGTCAAGGACGCGCAGATCCGCGACGGCCTGCACATCCTGGGCGAGGCGCCCATCGGCGAGGCGCGCGTGAGCCTCGTGCTGGCCATGCTGCGCGCGCAGCAGATGTGGGGCGGCAAGCAGGGCGCGGTGCCGGGGCTGCGATCGGCGCTGGGGCTGAAGGAGAATTCGGACACACCGTTGTCCGAAGTGGACGCGATCGAGACGACGGCGCGAACGCTCGTGGAGGCGATGGAGTCCCGCGAGTGGGCGGTCGCGGCGGTGCCCGCGGTGGTTTCCGATGTGCTGGACGCGCCGGACTCCGCGGTTTCGCAGGTGCTGACCTTCGCCGCGACCGAAATCGTGCCGCGGCTGGCCGGGACCTCCGACGAGGTCTCCGCGGTGCTGCACGCGCTGGACGGTGGCTACCTTCCGGCCGGGCCGAGCGGTTCGCCGTTGCGTGGCCTGGTGAACGTGCTGCCGACGGGCCGGAACTTCTACACCGTCGACCCGAAGGCCATCCCGAGCCGCCTGGCGTGGGAGACGGGCCAGTCGCTGGCCGACTCGCTGCTGCGCCGCTATCGCGAGGACACCGGCTCGTGGCCGACGTCGGTGGGGCTTTCGGTGTGGGGCACGTCGGCGATGCGGACGTCCGGCGACGACGCGGCGGAAGTGCTGGCGCTGCTGGGCGTGCAGCCCGTGTGGGACGAGGCGTCGCGGCGTGTGACGGGGCTGGAGGCCATCCCGCTGGCTGAACTGGGCCGCCCGCGCATCGACGTGACCGTCCGCATCAGCGGCTTCTTCCGCGACGCGTTCCCGCACGTCATCACGCTGCTGGACGACGCCGTGCGTTTGGTGGCTTCGCTGGACGAGCCGCCTTCGGAGAACTTCGTCCGCGCCCACGTCTCGGCGGATCTGGCCTCGCACGGCGATTCTCGCCGAGCCACCACGCGCATCTTCGGCTCGAAACCCGGCGCGTACGGCGCCGGCCTGCTACCGCTGATGGACTCCGGCAACTGGCGCGACGACAAGGACCTCGCCGAGGTCTACGCCGTCTGGGGCGGTTTCGCCTACGGCCGCGACCTCGACGGCCGCCCGGCCCGCGAGGACATGGAGAACTCCTACCGGCGCATCGTGGTGGCCGCCAAGAACACCGACACGCGCGAACACGACATCGCCGACTCCGACGACTACTTCCAGTACCACGGCGGCATGATCGCCACCGTTCGCGCCCTCACCGGCTCCGCCCCCGCCTCCTACATCGGCGACAGCACCACCCCGGACGCCGTCCGCACCCGCACCCTGGGCGAAGAGACCGCGCGGGTCTTCCGCGCCCGCGTCGTCAACCCGCGCTGGCTTGCCGCCATGCGCCGCCACGGCTACAAGGGCGCCTTCGAGCTCGCCGCGACCGTGGATTATCTGTTCGGCTTCGACGCCACCGCCGGCGTGGTGGAAGACTGGATGTACGAAAAGCTCTCCGAGTCCTACGTCCTCGACGCCGAGAACCAGGACTTCCTGCGCCAGGCCAACCCGTGGGCGCTGCGGGGGATCATCGAGCGCCTCACCGAAGCCGCCGACCGCGGACTGTGGGAATCGCCGGACCCCGACCTGATGGCCCAACTGCGCGACGTCTACCTGACCCTGGAAGGCGACCTGGAAAGCGAGTAG
- a CDS encoding helix-turn-helix transcriptional regulator: protein MSENVYNRIAVLRAERGISRRQLADALGVHYQTIGYLERGEYSPSLHLALRIARFFEVSVEVLFSTEPFPRIGDRSA from the coding sequence GTGAGCGAGAACGTCTACAACCGCATCGCGGTGCTGCGCGCCGAGCGCGGGATCTCGCGTCGGCAGCTGGCCGACGCGCTCGGCGTGCACTACCAGACGATCGGTTACCTCGAACGCGGCGAGTACAGCCCCAGCCTGCACCTCGCGTTGCGGATCGCGCGGTTCTTCGAAGTCTCGGTGGAGGTGCTGTTCTCCACCGAGCCCTTCCCGCGGATCGGCGACCGCTCGGCGTAG
- a CDS encoding ABC transporter permease: MRYGTDDVLHDVGFAAYRGEVLCLLGPNGAGKTTTIEILEGFRMRSAGDVAVLGTDPARGGEDWRATSFSLGTATVPSVLGAGIVFNGISGAAGNLVIDREDGTLLRAKATPNGMLGYLIGKVVSLSLMQVSALLVTLVPSLILFPGLATGHLSAWLRLLWVLALGLIATLPLGAGIGSLIREPRSMGLVMLPVTGLAAISGIFYPITALPVWVQDIAQVFPMYWLGLGMRSALLPDSAVVVEVGQSWRPWWTLGVLVVWAVIGLALAPVLLRRMARKESGSSVAARRERALQRV; the protein is encoded by the coding sequence ATGCGCTACGGCACCGACGACGTGCTGCACGACGTGGGCTTCGCCGCCTACCGCGGCGAAGTGCTCTGTCTGCTCGGCCCGAACGGCGCGGGCAAGACGACCACGATCGAGATCCTCGAAGGCTTCCGGATGCGCTCGGCGGGCGACGTGGCGGTGCTCGGCACCGACCCAGCGCGTGGCGGCGAGGACTGGCGGGCCACGTCGTTCTCGCTCGGCACGGCGACCGTGCCGAGTGTGCTCGGCGCCGGGATCGTGTTCAACGGCATCTCCGGCGCGGCCGGCAACCTGGTCATCGACCGCGAGGACGGCACGCTGCTGCGCGCCAAGGCCACGCCCAACGGCATGCTCGGTTACCTCATCGGCAAGGTCGTGTCGCTCTCCCTCATGCAGGTGAGCGCGCTGCTGGTGACGCTGGTGCCGTCGTTGATCCTGTTCCCCGGCCTGGCCACCGGCCACCTGTCGGCATGGCTGCGGCTGCTCTGGGTGCTGGCGCTCGGGCTGATCGCGACCCTGCCGCTGGGTGCGGGGATCGGCTCGCTGATCCGCGAACCGCGCTCGATGGGCCTGGTCATGCTCCCGGTCACGGGCCTCGCCGCCATCTCCGGGATCTTCTACCCGATCACGGCGCTGCCGGTGTGGGTGCAGGACATCGCGCAGGTGTTCCCGATGTACTGGCTCGGGCTCGGCATGCGCTCGGCGCTGCTGCCGGACTCGGCCGTGGTGGTGGAGGTAGGGCAGTCGTGGCGGCCGTGGTGGACCCTCGGCGTGCTGGTCGTGTGGGCCGTGATCGGATTGGCGCTGGCCCCGGTCCTGCTGCGGCGGATGGCGCGCAAGGAATCCGGTTCGTCGGTGGCGGCACGACGGGAAAGGGCACTGCAGCGTGTGTGA
- a CDS encoding precorrin-3B synthase: MSSPARVRADACPGVFATHDAADGPLARVRLPGGVVPADRLQVLASCAEDFGDGDVHLTSRGNVQLRGVTRPGLASRLTGAGLLPSPTHERVRNVLASPLSGVQGGVADVRGLAGELDVALCAVPELAGLPGRFLFAFDDGRGDVAGEGADVCWRAVTPSVGTVLLAGADTGWSVSRDAAVAALLDVAAAFGRQRGSAWRIAELSDPHVVLPVAPRTKPVERPVRVDATVGRLGEHGVGIAPRFGQLSAVQLRVLAELAPFAVVTPWRSVVLPEAGPDAVPRLHDAGLSTDPAALEITACIGRPGCAKSLADVRADAAALAPSGVRAHVAGCTRRCGRPAGDHLDVVAEEGGYRVGGRLVPASRLAESWVRKENP; this comes from the coding sequence ATGTCCAGCCCTGCCCGCGTGCGCGCCGACGCCTGTCCCGGGGTCTTCGCGACGCACGACGCGGCGGACGGGCCGCTCGCGCGCGTCCGGCTGCCTGGTGGGGTCGTGCCGGCCGATCGTCTGCAGGTGCTCGCTTCGTGCGCTGAGGATTTCGGCGACGGCGACGTGCATCTCACCTCGCGCGGCAACGTCCAGCTGCGCGGCGTCACCCGGCCCGGTCTGGCGTCGCGGCTGACCGGCGCCGGGCTGCTGCCCTCGCCGACGCACGAACGCGTGCGCAACGTCCTCGCCTCGCCGCTGAGCGGGGTCCAGGGCGGAGTCGCGGACGTCCGCGGCCTGGCGGGGGAGCTGGACGTGGCCTTGTGCGCGGTGCCGGAGCTGGCCGGGCTGCCCGGCCGGTTCCTGTTCGCGTTCGACGACGGCCGGGGTGACGTCGCGGGTGAAGGCGCGGACGTGTGCTGGCGCGCGGTGACGCCGTCCGTGGGCACGGTGCTGCTCGCCGGCGCCGACACCGGCTGGTCGGTGTCGCGCGACGCCGCGGTGGCCGCGTTGCTCGACGTCGCCGCTGCGTTCGGCCGGCAGCGCGGCTCGGCGTGGCGGATCGCGGAGCTCTCCGATCCGCACGTGGTGCTGCCTGTCGCGCCGCGGACCAAGCCGGTTGAGCGGCCAGTACGCGTGGACGCGACGGTCGGCCGGCTGGGCGAGCACGGCGTGGGGATCGCGCCGCGGTTCGGGCAGCTCTCCGCCGTGCAGCTGCGGGTTCTCGCGGAGCTCGCGCCGTTCGCCGTGGTCACACCGTGGCGGTCGGTCGTGCTGCCCGAGGCCGGGCCGGACGCCGTGCCGCGGTTGCACGACGCGGGCCTGAGCACGGATCCCGCCGCGCTCGAGATCACGGCGTGCATCGGCCGGCCGGGCTGCGCGAAGTCGCTCGCGGACGTGCGGGCCGACGCCGCGGCATTGGCGCCGAGCGGGGTCCGCGCGCACGTCGCCGGGTGTACCCGGCGCTGCGGGCGGCCGGCGGGCGACCACCTCGACGTCGTCGCCGAAGAAGGCGGCTACCGTGTCGGCGGACGTCTCGTTCCGGCGTCCCGCTTGGCGGAGTCCTGGGTGAGGAAGGAAAACCCGTGA
- a CDS encoding precorrin-8X methylmutase produces MIEYLADGAEIYRHSFATIREEADLAILPDDVAGVAVRMIHSCGMVDLVEDLRYSLDVVEAGRAALEAGAPVLCDAKMIASGITRKRLPAANDVVCTLDDPSVPGLAERRGTTRSAAALELWRDRLPGSVVAIGNAPTALFRLLELLEEGVGAPAAIIGVPVGFVGAAESKVELVKRSPAPYLVVQGRRGGSAMAVAAVNAIASAVE; encoded by the coding sequence GTGATCGAGTACTTGGCCGACGGCGCCGAGATCTACCGGCACTCGTTCGCCACGATCCGCGAGGAAGCGGACCTGGCGATCCTGCCGGACGACGTCGCCGGCGTTGCGGTGCGGATGATCCACTCCTGCGGCATGGTCGACCTGGTCGAGGACCTGCGGTACTCCCTCGACGTCGTCGAGGCGGGCCGGGCGGCGCTCGAAGCGGGCGCGCCGGTCCTGTGCGACGCGAAGATGATCGCCAGCGGCATCACGCGCAAGCGGCTGCCCGCGGCCAACGACGTCGTCTGCACCCTCGACGATCCGAGCGTGCCGGGGCTCGCCGAGCGCAGGGGCACCACGCGCTCGGCCGCGGCGCTGGAGCTGTGGCGCGACCGGCTGCCGGGCTCGGTGGTGGCGATCGGCAACGCGCCCACCGCGTTGTTCCGCCTGCTGGAGCTGCTCGAGGAGGGCGTCGGGGCGCCGGCGGCGATCATCGGCGTGCCCGTCGGGTTCGTCGGCGCGGCCGAGTCCAAAGTGGAGCTCGTGAAGCGCTCGCCCGCGCCGTACCTCGTGGTCCAGGGCCGGCGGGGTGGCAGCGCGATGGCCGTGGCGGCCGTCAACGCGATCGCGAGCGCGGTCGAATGA